One Micavibrio aeruginosavorus ARL-13 genomic window carries:
- a CDS encoding M48 family metallopeptidase, whose product MVRTTSTKGGKNRDKDALAKAQQAVNSIHPCLRLTVSKRARRMALRLDPAARVVHLIVPHRASMERALDFARQNKLWVEKRLEDLPEPVPFVDGAVLPIMGHNVTLHIHYDPKLKMTDIELKPRTLIVKTNKEDVAPRIKRFLRQLASDAITEMAHEKAKQIDRNKKIQSITVRDTRSRWGSCSEDGKMSFSWRLIFAPSLAMDYVIAHEVAHLKVMDHSQRFWTQCEKLSDDFDFGYDWMQKNGHSLMRFGQDA is encoded by the coding sequence ATGGTCCGGACAACATCAACCAAAGGCGGAAAAAACCGTGACAAGGACGCCCTTGCCAAAGCGCAACAGGCCGTGAACAGCATTCACCCCTGCCTGCGCCTGACCGTCAGCAAACGCGCCCGCCGCATGGCCTTGCGGCTGGACCCGGCCGCGCGCGTTGTGCATTTGATCGTCCCGCACCGCGCCAGCATGGAACGCGCGCTGGATTTCGCACGCCAGAATAAATTATGGGTTGAAAAACGGTTGGAAGATTTGCCGGAACCGGTTCCGTTTGTGGATGGTGCCGTTCTGCCCATCATGGGCCACAATGTCACGCTGCACATTCATTATGACCCCAAATTAAAAATGACGGATATCGAATTGAAACCGCGCACCTTGATCGTTAAAACGAACAAGGAAGACGTGGCCCCGCGCATCAAGCGCTTCCTGCGCCAACTGGCCAGCGACGCGATCACCGAGATGGCACATGAAAAAGCCAAGCAGATTGATCGTAACAAAAAAATCCAATCCATCACCGTCCGCGACACGCGCAGCCGCTGGGGCAGTTGCTCCGAGGATGGCAAAATGTCCTTTTCCTGGCGCCTAATCTTCGCTCCGTCACTGGCCATGGACTACGTCATTGCCCACGAAGTCGCCCACCTGAAAGTCATGGACCACAGCCAGCGATTTTGGACGCAATGCGAAAAACTGAGCGATGATTTTGATTTCGGCTATGACTGGATGCAGAAGAATGGGCATAGCCTAATGCGTTTTGGGCAGGATGCTTAA
- a CDS encoding polyhydroxyalkanoate depolymerase, with product MLYHLFDIHHAFMTPARLTAEMTRNAWANPNNPLSYTPLGRTIAAGAELFERSTRKFAKPEFGLKTTQIDGRTVDVLEHIVSERPFCNLIHFRRMERRDDPRVLIVAPMSGHYATLLRGTVEALLPHHDVYITDWKDARQVPLAEGRFDLDSYIAYVREFLTLLGPDVHVVAVRQPAVPVFAAVALMEADEDPNTPLSMTLMGGPIDTRVSKTAVTELAEERPLSWFEKTVVSPVPFYYPGAHRRVYPGFLQLSGFMSMNLDRHVGSHVEFYNHLVQGDGESAERHRDFYDEYLAVMDMDADFYLQTVETVFQKHALPKGEMTWKDPLSGRVHRVDPSAIRKTALLTIEGELDDISAHGQTTAAHVIATNLPAEKQFHHFQENVGHYGIFNGSRWRTLIMPRIRHFMRAHDSKRDPIPSDDLKKIPDIAPTHWDVRVHGIDAVRARSAKAKKSEKTAEAAE from the coding sequence GTGCTTTATCACCTGTTCGATATTCATCATGCGTTTATGACCCCTGCCCGCCTGACGGCAGAGATGACCCGTAACGCATGGGCCAACCCAAACAATCCATTGTCCTACACGCCACTGGGCCGAACCATTGCCGCCGGGGCGGAATTGTTTGAACGATCCACGCGCAAATTTGCAAAACCGGAATTCGGTTTGAAGACCACACAGATTGATGGCCGCACGGTTGATGTGTTGGAACACATCGTGTCCGAACGCCCGTTCTGTAACCTGATCCATTTCCGCCGCATGGAACGCCGCGATGATCCGCGCGTGTTGATTGTGGCGCCGATGTCCGGCCACTACGCCACCCTGCTCCGCGGTACGGTCGAAGCGTTGTTGCCACACCATGATGTGTACATCACCGACTGGAAAGACGCGCGGCAGGTGCCGTTGGCCGAAGGTCGCTTTGATCTGGACAGCTATATCGCCTATGTGCGCGAATTCCTGACCCTGCTGGGCCCGGATGTGCATGTGGTGGCCGTACGCCAACCCGCCGTGCCCGTCTTTGCCGCCGTCGCTTTGATGGAAGCGGATGAGGACCCAAATACACCGCTCAGCATGACATTGATGGGCGGGCCGATTGATACGCGCGTATCCAAAACCGCTGTCACCGAACTGGCCGAAGAACGCCCGTTAAGCTGGTTTGAAAAAACCGTTGTGTCGCCGGTGCCGTTCTACTACCCCGGCGCGCATCGCCGCGTTTACCCCGGCTTCCTGCAACTGAGCGGATTCATGTCGATGAATTTGGACCGCCATGTCGGGTCGCACGTCGAGTTTTATAACCATCTGGTCCAGGGTGACGGTGAATCCGCCGAACGCCACCGTGATTTCTATGACGAATATCTGGCCGTGATGGATATGGATGCGGATTTCTATCTGCAAACCGTGGAAACCGTGTTCCAGAAACATGCCTTGCCCAAGGGCGAAATGACATGGAAAGACCCGCTGAGTGGGCGCGTCCACCGCGTTGATCCATCCGCCATTCGCAAGACCGCCCTGCTGACCATCGAGGGGGAATTGGACGATATTTCCGCGCACGGCCAGACCACGGCGGCACACGTGATTGCCACCAACCTGCCCGCGGAAAAACAATTCCACCATTTCCAGGAAAATGTCGGCCATTACGGCATTTTCAACGGCAGCCGCTGGCGCACATTGATTATGCCGCGCATTCGGCATTTCATGCGCGCCCATGATTCAAAACGCGATCCGATCCCGTCCGATGATTTGAAAAAAATACCGGACATCGCCCCAACGCATTGGGACGTCAGGGTTCACGGGATCGACGCCGTCCGCGCCCGCAGCGCGAAGGCGAAAAAATCCGAAAAAACGGCGGAAGCCGCGGAATAG
- a CDS encoding PfkB family carbohydrate kinase, with the protein MLFIGDLVVDCTARVTEGDLARWGLVKGRRKTVDPAFINNLLTQIEDRTFCGGGSTGNTAFAYAGLGGQGTYLTAMASDDYADLSLRELKSVGLDVLINGAPVPGSYSNICLCLVTPDGERTMLMGVETCFCSIPFILETLQTQDHPAIFMTAYSTEGFGIDGFRQIAETALKTGKNVYLSLSNPVLAANHRDAWIDLMRAGVSVFSNQGEFSPLLDGQPAHTLQNVLSGDAFAAMTDGEHGAHIVTINDVMQTPAVPVTDVKNTTGAGDHYAAGFLFALSQGMDLAECARFAAQLAARKVAAPASRLEKDVLARFVAAVAA; encoded by the coding sequence ATGCTGTTTATTGGTGATTTGGTTGTTGATTGCACCGCCCGGGTAACTGAGGGCGACCTGGCCCGCTGGGGGCTGGTCAAAGGTCGCCGCAAAACGGTGGACCCGGCCTTTATCAACAACCTTCTGACCCAGATCGAAGACCGCACCTTCTGCGGCGGGGGCTCCACGGGCAATACGGCGTTTGCCTATGCCGGGCTAGGCGGACAGGGCACATACCTCACCGCCATGGCGTCGGATGATTATGCTGACCTGTCTTTGCGTGAATTAAAATCCGTCGGGTTGGACGTGTTAATCAACGGCGCTCCGGTTCCCGGATCATACAGCAATATCTGTCTGTGCCTCGTCACGCCGGATGGGGAACGCACCATGCTGATGGGGGTGGAAACATGCTTCTGCAGTATTCCATTCATCCTTGAAACGTTACAGACCCAGGATCATCCCGCTATTTTTATGACCGCCTATTCTACGGAAGGATTCGGCATTGATGGATTTCGCCAGATCGCGGAAACCGCTTTAAAAACAGGCAAAAACGTTTATCTGTCGCTGTCAAATCCTGTGCTGGCCGCCAATCACCGTGATGCGTGGATCGACCTGATGCGCGCGGGCGTGTCGGTGTTCAGCAATCAGGGGGAATTTTCTCCGCTGTTGGATGGGCAGCCTGCGCACACTTTGCAAAACGTTTTATCCGGCGATGCGTTTGCCGCGATGACGGACGGTGAACATGGCGCGCATATTGTGACCATCAATGACGTGATGCAAACGCCTGCTGTTCCCGTGACGGATGTGAAGAACACAACCGGGGCCGGGGATCATTACGCCGCCGGATTTCTGTTTGCGCTGTCTCAGGGTATGGATCTGGCCGAATGCGCCCGGTTTGCCGCGCAGCTGGCGGCCCGTAAAGTGGCCGCGCCCGCCAGCCGTCTGGAAAAAGATGTGCTGGCCAGATTTGTGGCGGCGGTTGCGGCCTGA
- a CDS encoding NAD(P)/FAD-dependent oxidoreductase, which yields MLMRKPTDYIDTYYRDTMQGARAYDPLVDKIQADVCVIGGGLAGLNTALGLVERGRGAVVIEAARIGWGASGRNGGFVAKGYARDLSSLKKKVGLDHARALVNLTKDARAMIKQRINDLNIPCGPLRPGVLTVSWKDNPDAVRAIVDDMNDSYDLGFEFWGTNKVREQCHTDKYFDGVYSPGDFQFHPLTYVQGLASTIVSKGGQIYEGSKATKITQMPSGRWRIEVGSGGVIEAEHVVLCCSIYVDGLDKRLRNAAFPVRTYVMVTEPVDPADLKASIDTEHAIYDMRFASDYYRVLPDNRIMWGGRVSVGRDPAKIAELLHGDMLKVYPQLRGKVKTEYGWSGDLCYAPHKMPQIGQLAPNYWYATCFGGHGLAPTTVGGEMIAGAIADKDDRYKLFSPFGLNFAGGPLAPYIAQSVYWWWRARDYIGG from the coding sequence ATGCTGATGCGCAAGCCAACCGATTATATCGATACCTATTACCGCGACACCATGCAGGGTGCCCGCGCGTATGATCCGCTGGTTGATAAAATTCAGGCGGATGTGTGCGTGATTGGTGGTGGTCTGGCGGGACTGAACACGGCGCTTGGTTTGGTTGAACGGGGCCGTGGTGCCGTGGTAATCGAAGCCGCACGCATCGGCTGGGGCGCGTCGGGCCGCAATGGTGGTTTCGTCGCCAAGGGCTATGCCCGCGATTTATCCAGCTTGAAAAAGAAAGTCGGGCTGGATCATGCCCGCGCCTTGGTCAATTTAACCAAGGATGCGCGCGCGATGATCAAACAACGCATCAATGATTTGAATATCCCCTGTGGCCCGCTGCGTCCCGGTGTTTTGACCGTGTCATGGAAAGACAATCCCGATGCGGTGCGGGCCATCGTCGATGACATGAATGATTCATACGATCTGGGCTTTGAATTCTGGGGCACGAACAAGGTGCGCGAACAATGCCACACCGATAAATATTTCGACGGCGTGTATTCCCCGGGTGACTTTCAATTCCATCCGCTAACCTATGTCCAGGGTTTGGCCAGCACGATCGTGTCCAAAGGTGGCCAGATTTACGAGGGATCCAAAGCAACAAAAATCACCCAGATGCCATCAGGCCGCTGGCGGATCGAGGTCGGCAGCGGTGGCGTGATTGAGGCCGAACACGTTGTTTTGTGCTGTTCCATCTATGTTGATGGATTGGATAAACGTCTGCGCAATGCGGCGTTTCCGGTGCGCACCTATGTGATGGTAACGGAACCCGTTGATCCGGCGGATTTGAAAGCCTCAATCGATACCGAACACGCCATCTACGATATGCGCTTCGCCAGTGATTATTACCGTGTGTTGCCCGATAATCGCATCATGTGGGGTGGCCGCGTCAGCGTGGGCCGTGATCCGGCGAAGATTGCCGAACTTCTGCACGGCGACATGCTGAAGGTTTATCCGCAATTGCGCGGCAAGGTGAAAACCGAATATGGCTGGTCCGGTGATCTGTGCTACGCCCCGCACAAAATGCCGCAAATCGGCCAACTGGCCCCGAATTACTGGTACGCCACCTGCTTCGGCGGCCACGGCCTGGCCCCAACCACAGTAGGCGGCGAAATGATCGCGGGCGCGATTGCGGACAAAGACGACCGCTACAAACTCTTCTCCCCCTTCGGCCTGAACTTCGCGGGCGGTCCGCTGGCTCCGTATATCGCGCAGAGCGTGTACTGGTGGTGGCGCGCGCGGGATTATATTGGGGGGTAA
- a CDS encoding cobalamin biosynthesis protein CobD/CbiB, with amino-acid sequence MTDILVYIHSLLLDPTRIPLAMGAIMTVAIFGVATGPLRGNANPLYWAVVNGLFGGFGARLDRVQRTPADLMMRGFFVTVLGLGFFYLCARLAASAAFFYPAAGLTEVVLLSLCLSAGTIWYALLKLFFALKDKKVGKGAYYTIASSSRCDLSASDDFTITRVGMALAARNFDKGLVAPVLWYLIAGLPGAFIYTGLAALAWRFGKDGFTKGFGRLPLALERLMGFVPTLLAGFLLAVAGLLTPTGGMTRAFIGIFGAGKGRAPYDQGGQPVTAMAWSLGVSLGGPNQDLDGSALQRAWVGPEGATARLEASHLRRAIYLHLMAVLLLLAALGGGLFWGSIGL; translated from the coding sequence ATGACCGATATTCTCGTTTACATCCATTCTTTGTTATTGGATCCCACCCGCATCCCTCTGGCGATGGGGGCGATTATGACGGTGGCCATTTTTGGGGTGGCCACGGGGCCTCTGCGGGGGAATGCCAATCCGTTATATTGGGCCGTTGTGAACGGGTTGTTCGGTGGGTTTGGGGCGCGGTTGGACCGGGTGCAACGCACGCCGGCGGACCTGATGATGCGCGGGTTTTTTGTCACTGTTTTGGGGCTGGGCTTCTTCTATCTGTGCGCGCGGCTGGCGGCCAGTGCGGCGTTTTTCTATCCGGCGGCGGGGCTGACGGAGGTGGTGCTGCTGTCGCTGTGCCTGAGCGCGGGCACGATCTGGTATGCGTTGCTGAAACTGTTTTTCGCGTTGAAGGATAAGAAGGTGGGCAAGGGCGCGTATTATACGATCGCGTCCTCCAGCCGGTGCGATTTGTCGGCCAGCGATGATTTTACGATTACCCGTGTGGGCATGGCGTTGGCCGCCCGCAATTTTGACAAGGGGCTGGTGGCGCCGGTTCTGTGGTATTTAATCGCCGGATTGCCGGGGGCGTTTATCTATACCGGGCTGGCCGCACTGGCGTGGCGGTTTGGCAAGGACGGGTTCACCAAGGGGTTCGGGCGTCTGCCGCTGGCGCTGGAACGGCTTATGGGCTTTGTTCCGACCCTGCTGGCCGGGTTTTTACTGGCGGTGGCCGGGTTGTTGACCCCGACCGGGGGCATGACCCGGGCCTTTATCGGGATTTTTGGGGCCGGGAAGGGCCGCGCACCCTATGACCAAGGGGGGCAGCCGGTGACGGCCATGGCCTGGTCCTTAGGGGTCAGTCTGGGCGGGCCGAATCAAGATTTGGATGGGTCGGCCCTGCAACGGGCCTGGGTCGGGCCAGAGGGGGCCACAGCCCGGCTGGAGGCCAGCCATTTGCGCCGGGCTATCTATCTGCATTTAATGGCGGTTTTACTGCTGTTGGCGGCCCTGGGCGGGGGGCTGTTCTGGGGCAGTATCGGGCTGTAA
- the tgt gene encoding tRNA guanosine(34) transglycosylase Tgt, protein MLTYPNFAFDVLHRDQNGTRARIGRLVTPHGTIETPNYIFCGTKGAIKNLSPMQMREAGADIILGNTYHLMIQPGADLIERMGGLHEFNRWDGPMMTDSGGFQIFSMGHGGVADEIKGRSNNKGRGKSLLEISEEGARFKSYWDGSILNLTPEESISIQRKVGADLIYQFDECTAYHVERSYTEESMHRSHRWGDRSIAEFERGHDGRQALYGIVQGGVYKDLRDISCEWTAEKPFFGTAIGGCLGGSTEEFYEITGWCVEKIHPDRPVHLLGIGAIRDIFTCVRLGIDTFDCVSPTRIARHGWALTKGGSGRMNLRNAQYREDKEPLDASLGIPASSQFSRAYIHHLLKAGELLASQLIAQHNVAVMTRLMREIRAAIKNGTLDSLEREWIED, encoded by the coding sequence ATGCTGACCTATCCGAATTTTGCCTTTGATGTTTTGCATCGTGACCAGAACGGTACGCGCGCGCGTATTGGCCGTCTGGTCACGCCGCATGGCACGATCGAAACGCCGAACTACATTTTCTGCGGGACCAAGGGCGCCATTAAAAACCTGTCCCCGATGCAGATGCGCGAGGCGGGTGCGGATATTATTCTGGGCAACACCTATCACCTGATGATCCAGCCAGGCGCGGATTTGATCGAACGGATGGGCGGTCTGCATGAATTTAACCGTTGGGACGGTCCGATGATGACCGATTCCGGCGGGTTCCAGATTTTTTCGATGGGTCACGGTGGCGTTGCCGATGAAATCAAGGGGCGCAGCAATAACAAAGGCCGCGGCAAATCCCTGCTGGAAATTTCGGAAGAGGGCGCACGTTTTAAATCCTATTGGGATGGCAGCATTCTGAACCTGACGCCGGAAGAGTCTATTTCTATTCAGCGTAAAGTCGGCGCGGACCTGATTTATCAATTCGATGAATGCACGGCGTATCACGTCGAACGGTCTTACACCGAAGAATCCATGCACCGCTCCCATCGTTGGGGTGACCGTTCCATCGCGGAATTCGAACGCGGCCATGACGGGCGTCAGGCGCTGTACGGCATTGTTCAGGGCGGTGTGTACAAGGATCTGCGCGACATCAGTTGTGAATGGACGGCGGAAAAACCGTTCTTCGGTACGGCGATCGGCGGATGCCTGGGGGGCTCGACGGAAGAGTTTTACGAGATCACCGGATGGTGCGTTGAAAAAATTCATCCAGATCGTCCGGTTCACCTGCTGGGTATCGGGGCCATCCGCGATATCTTTACCTGCGTTCGCTTGGGGATTGATACGTTTGACTGCGTGTCCCCGACCCGTATTGCCCGCCATGGCTGGGCTTTGACCAAAGGCGGTTCGGGCCGCATGAATCTGCGCAACGCGCAGTACCGTGAGGACAAGGAGCCTCTGGACGCCTCTCTTGGCATCCCGGCCAGCTCTCAATTCTCCCGCGCGTATATCCACCACCTGCTCAAGGCGGGCGAATTGCTGGCCAGCCAGCTGATTGCTCAGCATAACGTGGCGGTGATGACCCGTCTGATGCGCGAAATCCGTGCGGCCATTAAAAACGGCACGCTGGATTCGCTGGAGCGCGAATGGATTGAAGATTAA
- a CDS encoding diguanylate cyclase domain-containing protein, whose protein sequence is MTASIDPTQTENSDSHMLAPILDQYAEWFGRVLRHAFYVQAVGPLNGPPPASFNEWVAQTDPDMADAMNRLHTDMETAAQAVLMGAPTPDMAAFDAFVQLYEEFVLRIHRLERDSLLQDSGVDLLTGLRSRKMMMPDLDREMERRARRGQPFCLALVRIDHFESMQKSLDKAALDHVLQRVSAMIKKTIRSFDDAYRLDNGEFMMSLKQADSAGGAAGINRLRRFMEEEDLRVPMKGRNVSVTLSCCVGEPQPGDDLNALMDHMRDDLERFGTERNTAVEYVDISPLERFVHAMDEPKGDGEGR, encoded by the coding sequence ATGACCGCATCGATTGACCCGACACAGACAGAAAACTCTGACTCACACATGCTGGCTCCGATTTTGGACCAGTATGCGGAATGGTTTGGCCGCGTTCTGCGCCACGCGTTTTACGTGCAGGCCGTCGGTCCGTTGAATGGCCCGCCGCCCGCCAGTTTTAACGAATGGGTGGCCCAGACCGATCCCGATATGGCCGATGCCATGAACCGTCTGCACACCGATATGGAGACGGCGGCCCAAGCCGTGTTGATGGGCGCCCCCACACCGGATATGGCGGCCTTTGACGCATTTGTGCAGTTGTACGAGGAATTCGTGCTGCGGATTCACCGTCTGGAGCGTGACAGTTTGTTGCAGGATAGTGGTGTTGATCTGCTGACCGGTCTGCGATCGCGCAAGATGATGATGCCCGATCTGGACCGTGAAATGGAACGCCGTGCGCGGCGGGGGCAGCCGTTCTGTCTGGCGCTGGTGCGTATTGACCATTTCGAATCCATGCAAAAATCATTGGACAAGGCCGCGCTGGATCATGTTTTGCAGCGTGTTTCCGCGATGATCAAAAAAACCATTCGGTCTTTCGATGATGCGTATCGACTGGACAATGGTGAATTTATGATGAGCCTCAAACAGGCGGACAGCGCCGGTGGGGCCGCGGGTATCAACCGTCTGCGCCGTTTCATGGAAGAAGAAGATTTGCGCGTACCGATGAAGGGCCGGAATGTCAGTGTGACTTTGTCCTGTTGCGTGGGTGAACCACAACCGGGTGATGATTTGAATGCGTTGATGGACCACATGCGGGATGATCTGGAACGGTTCGGGACGGAACGCAACACGGCCGTTGAATATGTTGATATCAGTCCGCTGGAACGCTTCGTCCACGCAATGGATGAACCCAAGGGTGATGGCGAGGGACGTTGA
- a CDS encoding PAS domain-containing sensor histidine kinase, with translation MSHTPVDHAALFQAMPVPRFVVDVASAPRYVIVDANGKALEYFNRLEREVVNVALQDVMEAAPYRYFEQSFEVALKQKKAVSIQTVPDFPGGLRVHGFWINPILNEKREVTFLDVIAQPVAVTPSSLQRERDDAISLLTSVFDVSEVGIIVTDQNQRIVRVNDSFVRIYGWNRNELVGHPFVELVSPDEREQAKKSHDEFTKSGIRSSGEMKMMRKDGGIANVLFTTAALELSNGRRFQVTTIMDITLRKQMEMTLRVAKEQADAANHAKSSFLANMSHELRTPLNAIIGFSELMQNETFGPLGQPKYIEYLGDIHLSARHLLEIINEVLDMSKIEAGRVELDEDIFDVGQLMQAVARMMDSRAFSGGIKIVQDIQSDLPPLFADPRLMRQVLINLAGNAVKFSNTGGTIHMRANMQPDGCMRIVVADEGVGIPKDRIHEALEPFGQVHQPVETKGLQGTGLGLPLAKAMVEMHGGTLGLVSDLGQGTIVTIDMPAVRVVGSPDWQKYQAKTTEKAL, from the coding sequence ATGAGCCATACCCCCGTCGATCATGCCGCGCTGTTTCAGGCGATGCCCGTGCCACGTTTCGTGGTCGATGTGGCGTCGGCGCCGCGCTATGTGATTGTCGATGCCAATGGCAAGGCGCTTGAATATTTCAACCGCCTGGAACGCGAGGTGGTCAATGTTGCGCTTCAGGACGTGATGGAGGCCGCACCATATCGCTATTTCGAACAATCCTTTGAAGTGGCGTTGAAACAGAAAAAAGCCGTGTCCATCCAAACTGTGCCCGATTTTCCGGGTGGTTTGCGTGTCCATGGGTTCTGGATCAACCCGATTTTAAACGAAAAACGCGAAGTGACCTTTCTGGACGTGATTGCCCAGCCCGTGGCCGTGACGCCGTCCAGCCTGCAACGTGAACGTGATGACGCTATTTCCTTGCTGACCTCGGTGTTTGACGTCAGCGAAGTGGGGATTATTGTTACTGACCAAAACCAGCGCATTGTTCGCGTGAATGACAGTTTCGTGCGTATTTACGGCTGGAACCGGAATGAACTTGTGGGGCATCCTTTCGTTGAGCTGGTGTCACCGGATGAACGGGAACAAGCCAAAAAATCGCACGATGAATTCACCAAAAGCGGTATCCGCAGCAGCGGTGAAATGAAAATGATGCGTAAGGATGGGGGCATTGCCAACGTCCTGTTCACAACCGCCGCACTGGAATTATCCAACGGTCGCCGATTTCAGGTGACAACCATCATGGACATTACCCTGCGCAAGCAGATGGAAATGACCCTGCGTGTGGCCAAGGAACAGGCCGATGCTGCCAACCATGCGAAATCCAGCTTCCTCGCGAATATGAGCCACGAGCTGCGCACGCCGCTGAACGCTATTATTGGCTTCTCGGAATTGATGCAGAATGAAACATTCGGCCCGCTGGGACAGCCGAAATACATTGAATATCTGGGCGATATTCATTTAAGCGCCCGCCATTTGCTGGAAATTATCAACGAAGTTCTGGACATGTCCAAGATCGAAGCCGGGCGCGTCGAACTGGACGAAGACATCTTCGATGTCGGTCAATTGATGCAGGCGGTGGCCCGCATGATGGATTCCCGTGCCTTCAGCGGCGGGATCAAGATTGTGCAGGATATTCAATCCGACCTGCCGCCACTCTTCGCCGATCCGCGCCTGATGCGGCAGGTGTTGATCAATCTGGCGGGGAACGCCGTGAAGTTTTCGAATACGGGCGGTACCATCCATATGCGCGCCAACATGCAACCCGATGGATGTATGCGCATCGTTGTGGCGGACGAAGGGGTTGGCATCCCCAAGGACCGCATTCACGAAGCCCTCGAACCCTTCGGGCAGGTGCATCAACCTGTCGAAACCAAGGGTCTGCAGGGCACGGGGTTGGGCCTGCCGCTGGCCAAGGCCATGGTGGAAATGCACGGTGGCACGCTGGGCCTTGTATCCGACCTAGGGCAGGGCACAATCGTCACCATCGACATGCCCGCCGTGCGCGTGGTGGGCAGCCCGGATTGGCAGAAATATCAGGCCAAAACCACGGAAAAAGCCCTCTAA
- a CDS encoding Fur family transcriptional regulator has translation MSHHEHHKGSRSLEERCAAAGLKMTGQRKVILKVLDDAEDHPSVEVVYDRARAIDPSISMATVYRTLNLLDELELVTRHDFNEKFSRYEVNMDHHHHLIDVESGEVIEFQNDEIEAMKRDIAEKLGYELVECRLELYGRKIKKTGSMN, from the coding sequence ATGAGCCATCACGAACATCATAAAGGCTCCCGCTCTCTGGAAGAGCGCTGCGCCGCCGCCGGGTTGAAAATGACCGGGCAACGCAAGGTTATTCTGAAAGTGCTGGACGACGCCGAAGATCATCCGTCGGTCGAGGTCGTCTATGACCGCGCCCGCGCCATCGACCCGTCGATCAGCATGGCCACCGTGTACCGCACGCTGAACCTGCTGGATGAATTGGAATTGGTGACGCGTCACGATTTCAACGAAAAATTCTCCCGCTACGAAGTCAACATGGATCATCACCACCATTTGATTGATGTCGAAAGCGGCGAGGTGATTGAGTTTCAGAACGACGAAATTGAGGCTATGAAGCGCGATATCGCCGAAAAACTGGGCTATGAACTGGTTGAATGCCGTTTGGAACTGTATGGCCGGAAAATCAAAAAAACCGGGTCCATGAATTAA
- a CDS encoding DUF1491 family protein translates to MADDRLPTWLYLEGHLKTLDQQAVYYYIHQRGAPASGLILLKINPLDGTALLMTQQRDLDGVMGWMRLMKGEAVPDAEADAYIRRAMDRDPDLWVIEIEDKNKKNPFEGKVF, encoded by the coding sequence ATGGCCGACGACCGCCTTCCGACCTGGCTCTATCTCGAAGGCCATTTGAAAACGCTGGACCAACAGGCGGTCTATTACTACATCCACCAGCGTGGGGCCCCGGCTTCGGGGCTGATCCTCCTGAAAATCAATCCCTTGGACGGTACGGCCCTGCTCATGACCCAGCAACGGGATCTGGACGGGGTGATGGGCTGGATGCGCCTGATGAAGGGCGAAGCCGTGCCGGATGCCGAGGCGGACGCCTATATCCGCCGGGCCATGGACCGTGACCCTGACCTCTGGGTCATTGAAATTGAGGACAAAAATAAGAAAAATCCCTTTGAAGGAAAGGTCTTTTGA
- the ppa gene encoding inorganic diphosphatase, whose translation MFLSKISVGPNAPEEIHVVIENPLGGVPVKYELDKESGMMFVDRFLHTAMYYPGNYGFIPHTLSGDGDPVDVMVIGRTPVMPGAVMVCRPVGVMLMEDNNGQDEKIIAVPVPKLHPYHDNIEDLTDIRPILREQIEHFFAHYKDLEPGKWVKTNGWGDAEMAKKMIVEGIERAKKDKAA comes from the coding sequence ATGTTCCTGTCCAAAATCTCCGTTGGTCCGAATGCCCCGGAAGAAATCCATGTCGTTATCGAAAACCCGCTGGGCGGTGTTCCGGTGAAATACGAACTGGATAAGGAAAGCGGCATGATGTTCGTGGACCGCTTCCTGCACACGGCCATGTACTATCCTGGCAACTACGGTTTTATCCCGCACACGCTGTCGGGCGATGGCGACCCGGTCGATGTGATGGTCATTGGCCGCACGCCGGTTATGCCGGGCGCGGTCATGGTATGTCGTCCGGTTGGCGTGATGCTGATGGAAGACAATAATGGCCAGGATGAAAAAATCATCGCCGTGCCGGTGCCGAAACTGCACCCGTATCACGACAACATTGAAGACTTAACAGACATTCGCCCGATCCTGCGCGAACAGATCGAACATTTCTTCGCGCATTATAAGGATCTGGAGCCCGGCAAATGGGTGAAAACCAACGGTTGGGGCGATGCCGAAATGGCGAAGAAAATGATCGTCGAAGGCATCGAGCGCGCGAAGAAAGACAAAGCCGCTTAA